The DNA region GTAGGAAACATTTTGATCTCGAGCTTGTCCCTTGACAGCTCCTGGTTGCATCGGTATACCAGGGACAGGTTTAGGCTGATCCTCCATCGGCCGATACAAAGAGTTTTGTAGATGGCCATAGGTGGCCTGAAGCTGTTGTAATGCGGAAAGTTGCTGTTGAGACATGACACCTGGTCTTCCCATCATTGCGGATgccgcagcagcggccATCGTATTCGTGCTTATGCCACCATTATGCAGCCCCTGGATCTGCTTCCATTGTTGCTGGGTCTGCTGCTGGGGCCTCTTGTTATCTGTGGAGCCAAGTGGTTTTTGCATCGCGGCGAGAGATGCTCCTTGGGGGAGCCCATTAGGGGTGGACGGATGAGAGCTTGAGGCATTCAATCCAACGTCCGCACCCGCAGACATCATTGGGGGATGGCTTACCTGAGTTCCCATCTGGTTGGGACCATATTGCGACGGAATACCCATATTGATATATTGCACCTGTTGATTTTGCCCATTTTGCTGTCTGGGATGAGACCGAGATGGTGAGCCTCCGTTAGTTGAACCGTTGTTCATGGATCAAACCTTTCTGTGAACTGCACACAAATCTCTAGTAACCACTCAAGTTTCAGTGTCTTCTGTAGTTAACGGTGGAGTTAATCAATGTTTGGCACACTAAAAAGCCATAATATTATTAATATTACCTAAAACTGACGATTCGAAATTTATTGTCAATTTTTCCTTTCCATGGGGTTGATTAGAACGGCAGTGTGCTCATAAAAAATCCCGAACTTAAAATTTCGGCCTAAATTTTCTCAATCAATTACGCAATCTATTtactcttcttcttgttaagcttgtcgagctttttcttggacttgtcgagtttttgtttctttgcttgcagctcctccttACGAGCCTCTTGCTTCTCTATGCCGTACTGCATTTTCTTGTAGAGTTTCTTCTGCTTGTTGGACATCATGATCATCTTGAGTTCCTTCTCTTCCTTGGCTTCCTTAGCTTGTTTCTCGGCTTCCGAAATGgttctcttcttcttaTTTTCTGCCTCAGAATACTTGACACCCTTAGCCTCAAGCTCCAATTCTCTTTGCTCAGCAAGttcttcgtcttcctcatcttcgtcctccacatcctcttcttcctcagcttcctcatcctcctcttcgacatcttcttcctcggcTTCGGCTTCCTTTTCGGCATCCTTGGCCGTGGCATCTGGATTGTAAATTCCACCATCTCCCCATGGAGACAAATGCGGTGGCAAGGTTTCTCCTGGGGCATAGTCATTCACATTTAAGAGCTCTCCCTTATTAACGCAGTCAAAGACCCATTGGGGCTGGACGTACGTACGTCCTTGAACCTTGTTAGCGACCTTTGGCCTGTCGACAATCTGATGGGTCACGGCACTCAAGTCAAAGGTAACCTTAGAACCGTTTAATTTGGCCTCATCCAGAGCAGCCTCGCTGATCACCTTACCACCTGCAGAGAGAATCACAAACTCTAGTATATCCACCGGAACCTCTCTTCCAATGAAAAACACAAACTTCgacatcaagctgcttgtACTGTTTGCATATTTGGAAGGCTGTGCCAAAATATCTCCAGTGTTTTTGTTCACATCCTTGAAttcgtccagctcgacatcctgctcttcttcctcatccaCGTCCTGAGTCTCCTCAGTCTTCTCGCTGTCAGCAGCCAAAGCTTTATTaatctcttctttcgaAAGCTCAGTCTCCTCAGTTTCTTCCGGCTTCTCGGTTGGCAGCACGGGCTCGCTGCCCTTGGTCTCCAAAATGTAGGCTGAAAGTCCACCAATTCCCTTCATCTTCGTATTGTCAATTTTTGGTGGATAAACAAGTTCGGCGTCAGTGTAAAGCTTATAAAGCACAAAATGCAGTAAAGTTGAGTAGAATTCAAGGAATGTCAGCATGATTCTAAAATCAATGTCTGTAGGGATGTTTTGTGGGAATTTGAAAGGAACCAGCCAGATCACCTCCTGTCCTTTGACATTAGCAGAGTAATAAACTCCTTTGATCGAAACAAAAACCTTCTTCAAAAGGCGCTCTCTGGCAATGTAGGCCATCCATTGGTTGGTCAATTTCGAAGCCTCCGAGGTGATTCTTGCACTCACTTTATCGGTAGCAGGCATAttgctgaacaagaaaagCATGTTCAAGCAGTCATCCAAATCTCTTAAGGCATCAAGAAATGACGGATATCTCTCCTTAACAATTTTATCCAGCTTGTATTTCGGCTTGTTCTCCTCAAGTCTCTTGGCATCACTGACTTCACCCCTGCCGAGTGCCTTGGTAAGCTTCTTCGAGAAAGTCTTGTGTTCTCTAAACTTGGCCAAAATAGGCTCATGCATAAGATATTGAATATCTTTGGTGTAATAGAATGTCACAGGAGCTGTAGATCCCTTATTagctttcttcttgtttctTGGTTCTCTAGGATAAATACCCTTGAAGATACACAGGCGACGGAAATCTGCCAGCGAAACCTGGAGTTTCTTGATCGCCTGTGTTCTAGTGATGAAGTTCTTGGCGTTTCCGGAAGTACCCTTCTTTTTGACCTTTCCCATGACTAGCGATGATACTTTATTCAAAGTAGATAtttgggaaaaaaaattaaaataaatttttcagattgGTTGGTACACAGCAGATAAAGTTGATCAA from Ogataea parapolymorpha DL-1 chromosome V, whole genome shotgun sequence includes:
- a CDS encoding Nucleolar protein, which gives rise to MGKVKKKGTSGNAKNFITRTQAIKKLQVSLADFRRLCIFKGIYPREPRNKKKANKGSTAPVTFYYTKDIQYLMHEPILAKFREHKTFSKKLTKALGRGEVSDAKRLEENKPKYKLDKIVKERYPSFLDALRDLDDCLNMLFLFSNMPATDKVSARITSEASKLTNQWMAYIARERLLKKVFVSIKGVYYSANVKGQEVIWLVPFKFPQNIPTDIDFRIMLTFLEFYSTLLHFVLYKLYTDAELVYPPKIDNTKMKGIGGLSAYILETKGSEPVLPTEKPEETEETELSKEEINKALAADSEKTEETQDVDEEEEQDVELDEFKDVNKNTGDILAQPSKYANSTSSLMSKFVFFIGREVPVDILEFVILSAGGKVISEAALDEAKLNGSKVTFDLSAVTHQIVDRPKVANKVQGRTYVQPQWVFDCVNKGELLNVNDYAPGETLPPHLSPWGDGGIYNPDATAKDAEKEAEAEEEDVEEEDEEAEEEEDVEDEDEEDEELAEQRELELEAKGVKYSEAENKKKRTISEAEKQAKEAKEEKELKMIMMSNKQKKLYKKMQYGIEKQEARKEELQAKKQKLDKSKKKLDKLNKKKSK